In Balneola sp., a genomic segment contains:
- the mraW gene encoding 16S rRNA (cytosine(1402)-N(4))-methyltransferase has product MNNNNTNEHYDNLANNYDELWFYSEGYVNKLTNEIIKIIDLSVDDKFVDLGCGTGIYSKSILKEIDLKKKIICSDISKKMIEQAKKNIFAEFRTVSALEFSKKPIKYDKLLIKEVIHHIEKKEELIRNIYTQLNEKGICLILLLPPKIEYPLFKKAIELYEKNQPDYKDISMILRNEGFDVEEKEISIPLSIPKAKYFNMIENRYMSLLSDFSEKEIHTGISSLRKKYNNRKNLNFNDRFIALKGSK; this is encoded by the coding sequence ATGAATAATAATAATACAAATGAGCATTATGATAATCTAGCAAATAATTATGACGAATTATGGTTTTACTCTGAGGGATATGTAAATAAACTCACGAATGAAATAATTAAGATTATTGATTTAAGCGTCGATGATAAGTTTGTTGATTTAGGGTGTGGGACAGGCATTTATTCAAAATCTATATTGAAAGAAATTGATTTGAAAAAAAAAATCATTTGTTCCGATATATCAAAAAAAATGATAGAGCAGGCTAAAAAAAATATCTTTGCTGAATTTCGAACGGTAAGCGCACTGGAGTTTTCAAAGAAACCTATCAAATATGATAAATTGTTGATCAAAGAGGTGATTCATCATATTGAGAAAAAAGAAGAGCTTATTAGAAATATTTATACTCAGCTCAATGAAAAAGGTATTTGCTTAATATTACTGCTTCCACCAAAAATAGAATATCCATTATTTAAAAAAGCCATAGAATTATATGAAAAAAATCAACCGGATTATAAAGATATATCTATGATATTAAGAAACGAAGGGTTTGATGTAGAGGAAAAAGAAATATCTATTCCTCTTTCGATACCAAAAGCAAAATATTTTAATATGATAGAAAATAGATATATGTCACTGCTATCTGATTTTTCAGAAAAAGAAATTCATACAGGTATTTCTAGCCTAAGAAAAAAATACAATAACCGGAAAAATTTAAATTTCAATGACAGATTTATTGCTTTAAAAGGATCAAAATAA